The Botrytis cinerea B05.10 chromosome 6, complete sequence region CGTCGGCGAAATTGGTAATGATATGTGGGCTTTTGAATCACCTTGGGACTTTCTGTTTGAAAACCATCGGTCATAATGCATGTTCAGGTGGATCTCGATATCCTTCCCTTAACATGGTAACTCTATCGAGAATGAATCTCGAATTGCTTTGCCATGCAATTCTGTAGTATATGAGGAATACTTTACTCTAAAGTACAACTACTTTGGATTGAAAGcttcttgtttcttcaaatcaagtcTCTAAAGACATTAAATTGACGACAAATTTCATTAAGTTGGCACGGTACATTATAAGCTGTTCGGTTCAAGAGGGGGTGAAAGATGGCAAGGTTGGACATTGAAAGCTGTGAATACGAAATAGTTGAATCGCACGATGTCTCACTCGCTAGCTTAAACTGATTTGCCTTCACGTATCAAGATGTAAATTTCTTCTCGGCGGACTTCTGCTCCTAAATGCCTTGATTAACGACACCTCAGAACTTCCACTGCGCAATTCAGGAGAATTCGGCAGCAGAGCAGCAAGCACAACATTAGCGTTAATGCCAATCGTTCCACCGACAAACACAATCCTTCGACACCACTCTCGATACTCATTGCAACGGAACAGCTCGCATATTTGCAGTGATTTTACATGTCAGGTGGCCCAAGAGAATGAATTTACAAGCTGTTTGTGCCAACTATTTTTGGAAAGGTCTACCTGGGAGCAAGTGACGGGGTATGCATCCCAGTGCTGTGCCGTGGTATGATATTGGTTAGGAGGAAGCATTTCAATGGTTACTAGCATAGTTGAAAGACAGCCAGCATGTGTCGCCGCGTTGACTTCTTCCCACAATCTCAAGAGCAGTCACTGGCTATCCACTGGAGTTGCTAATACAATCATGGACTAAAAGATCAAACAATGAATATCGCTTACGCGCGATGTCCAGTCTCACTTCCTGCCTTACTTTCAATGTGTTCCTACGAGAAATTTAAACTCGCCGACCATTAGCTTGCAATGCTGCCGACGCGTGCAGAAACCGACTGGGGCATCTTCCACGAGGTGTACGTCTCATACCGATGTGAGGTTGAAATGGTTATATTGCAACCCCTTGTATTGTACCCCAGTGCTGTCATTGGTTCCACTCAGCGATTTGAAACGAATATACTCGATCAACTACTCGCTTTAACGATGGATGTCTCCATAATTTCCAGAATGGTATGTAGTGACGGGTTCCCACATAAAATCGCTTAACATGTCGTTGAGATGAACGCTTGGCATCTTCGCAATTTTCTACATGCTATTCTATTTCGTGATGTGGAAAATGATCCATCGCGCAACTGAGGACGATGGTGAGCCCTCTGCTATCAGTCGCGTTTACACATAAGGTCAAGATCGTGCTACGCGGTAATTTGTGTGATGTGTAGCGGGCTTACCGTATTGGTTattgggaaatgggaattgCATGGCATTTTTTGGACGCACAATTATCCAGCAGGATGTTGGGTTCTAGACTGCTTCAACTTCCAAGTGGTTCTCTGGAAGATTGTCTTGGTATCACGCACAACCATTCGAATTGAAGCATATCGTCGTGGACGTCTTAAACGCCAAATTAGAGGAGCACGTCGGTTGAGACAAATCGTTATATCCAATTGGAAGGAGTAGCTAGACATAAATTAAGCTCGATATATTATTCCAGCATCACTCGAATCATGCAAATCATCAACCTCctatcttccatctctttcttgctCCATCCTATCGCCACCTccaaattctctttctcccttctttAATTTTTGTTCATCTTAACATCGTGGTAAAAGCTTTACCCCTCTTCTGAATTTCTTCCTTGGTCGATGCTCACGATGCCTCGCTCTTCTTCCACGATGCTTTACTTGCATTTAGTCCGGGACCTAGCCACTTTCTGCCCCCTTTGACTTTACACAAAGCTCTATGCTTATCTTTCTATGATTGTATAGtcagagaagaagaaaaaaaaagctttccaGATTGAATAATCCTTTTAATCTGGAGAATATACAGCGGATTTCCATTTATTTTTGATCAAATTCTTAGAAAATAGCGATCTGGAATACAAACCCTTTTCCGTTAAGTGTTTATCAAGACCCGACTGGAACTCGAAAATTGGGGTTGAATTCTAGAATCTGTGGCTGAACGGTATGACAATTATTTATGCTCTTGTCCATGGAGAAGTTTTGAAAGTAATGAACCTTGTGCAAGATATGAAGAGCATTTTACTGGCATCTAGCGCTAATgcgaattttttttttgacgTGCTAGAGATTCGTGTACAGGATAGTGTTGACGCTTGTGAAATAGAGATCAGAGAATTCGAGAAAatagcaaaataaaaatagatgGATACAAAAAATCCGTGTATGGAAGTCGGAGTGCTATTATTTTCCATTATGCCTTTTTTGAATACCAATACTGCATCTGGCGGTACGCTCATTACGgaaattcgaatttatatgTTATGAAGTTAGTGAAGAGATTAAAGTACAAGGTGTGGTTAAATTCTAggatattgttgattggTAAAATTTGCACGGCTGGCTATCAATGATCGCCAGTAgtcatggatggatgaccTCCCATAGTAATGTTTTCTAGTCTACCTTGGATAACGATGCTACAGCAAGCTTTGCTATGTTGGTGGAAATCTAGAGAACATTCTGACCTTGCATGAACACTATCCACACTCGAAATGTATAACGATGAATTGGACGAGAAGGCAAGACAGCTAGGTAAAGTGGTTTAAAGGGTCAAACAAAAACATGAAATTGGTGAAATGCAGCATTAGATAGTACCCCTATGTTTTGGTCCACGCTATGAATTCTAAACCTGTACTCTTTGATATCCCAAACTCCATTTTCCGtattcatcctcatcacatGCATTTCTCTCTCACGCAGGTCTCCTCCTCGCAAACTCCTCCAAATCTGTTTTTGTTGCAACTCCCAACAcaaatcttctcctctcatccGTGACAACGGCAAACTCCTGTTTGCCCCCATCACCATTCTCCCCCCCGCTGAAGAATAATTCTAAGTCTTCCAACGGCGTATCCATAGTAATAACCTTATAaacctttcccttcctcctGAATTTCACCATGGCCTTGGATACCTCATCTGATTCTTGCACTTTTCCTGTCTCAAGCAAAATGCGCAGATGGGGAATGGAGAGGTAACCTAAGAGAGCGCGGGTGTCGGGGGTTACAACGGTGAGATGTGTGTAATCGCGTTCGAAGGCGCTCATAAGGGCGTATGAAATGGGATCGGTGGGATTACAGGAGAGGGCAGATGGAGGGTCGAGATCTTCGACTGTGGCCTAGACGAGTAGTTTGGTTAGCATATTTGTTGACGCCCATTCATAGTCATAGCTGCTGTGGGTGGATGGCAAAGGTTTTGTATAGTGTACGTACTCCTCTATACCGGTTTGCCAATTTGGAAAGACCAGGTTTAGGTGATGAAGACATGTCTGCGGAATTTGAGGTGGCGGTTGTTGTTTGATTGGGTATAATATTGGACATTTGGGTGGTGGACGTTTATTTTGTGAGGTTACCAACATCCAAGATCGATAAAGCAACAAATAATTTTATGGTGGGGAGGAAATGGTGGGGTAAATTGGAATTAGGCGGAGCGGGTCCGGATTTGGCGCGGTCGGGAAGCAAGTCTTCACagtgtgtggtgtggtgtggcTGTTCCTGTGCCTGAGACGTCGGAACAGATGGAGACTTTCTAGAAGCTTTTGCCTCGTGTGTGAATAGCTTCAGTTCCAGAGCATGCCCATATACGCATCGTCATCACGTGTGTGTGAGAGACAGATTGCAAGGCACTGACTGATCAAGGTTACGAGTACGCATCAGGGGAAGCCCCTCGGATGTCATATCATATAGCATTCTGCATTGCATATTATACAAAGAAAGCATTCTACCATCTCCCTCTTTATACTCGTACCTGAGAATCATCTGAAAGAATCCATCATCAGCCAGCTGCAGCCAACAATTCTTACATCGAATGCAAACCAGTGTCCCTCCCCGTTTCCATCCGATGAATTGATCAGTGCCAACCTCGCACGAGGAATGAGATATCATCTAGACTTTGCACCGTATACAGTCGCATATCATTGGCCAGCGACGGTATTCCTTCAGCGTCAAAACTGGGTCAAGCTGTCTCATCCATCCGGATTATCCATTCAATCCAGCTTTCCTCAGATTATTTAACAAATAAGCACCGCATTCCATTgtgtttcttttcattccctCCCTCATAAGCCGCCACTCctctcattcattcttcacaatgccttccatctttccctctccagACACTCTTCACGATGCATTCCATTCTCCAAACCCCTACGGTCGCCGAAACGAACCATCAATTCAACCACGTACCGCTCCCGTATCAAAGCGCCCCACCCCACTTCAAGCCCGTTCAGAGCTCTACACAGCTTGGTCTGTTGTCGACGATGCGAAAAACAAAGCCAATGCATTGAGTGCAGAAGCTACAAAGGAGTTTGACAAAGCCAGTGCGGCTGCTCAAGCTAAAACTGGTAAAATCGAGTTGTATTCGCCAAAGTTCTATGCCGCTTGTACTTTTGGCGGATTGCTTGCTTGTGTGAGTTATCTATATCTACCTACAATCAGTCGATTTTATGACCTCAAGGAGTTCAAGTTGCAAGGGACGCTCTATCAGTTTAAAACTCCCACCATGACGTTTATTCCGAAGTATCTGAATTCGTGTCAAAAAGTTTACTCTCCAATTGACCTGGAATTGCTTCACTTCCTCTAGCGGAACATTCCAACTACTACTACACAAGGATGGCAGCTGCGAGTCTAGCGATCAATCCATTGGTGATACTTTGCCCTATTGATTGGGTTTATTACCACTTGGAACTGTTCTAATTCATCAAAACTCTCGAAGCCGAGTAGCAAAACCCTACCTTGTGCCATCACCACATCAGGACTTTACCTCGACCAAAGAAAGTTTCGTCGCTGTCAGAGCTAGTGATTAGTCTCCTAATTGTCTTCTCCCACTGAAAGATTGATAGAGAGACCTTGCAAAAgctctctttcctttcaccACTTAACTCACTCATAATTGAAACACTCGAACTTTCGACTAATATCCCACAGGGTCTCACTCACACAACAGTCACTCCCCTCGATCTAGTAAAATGTCGTCGCCAAGTCGATTCCAAAATGTATACCGGCAACTTCCAAGCCTGGGGTAAAATCTTCCGCGCCGAAGGCTTCCGTGGCATCATGACCGGATGGGGTCCAACATTTTTCGGTTACTCCGCTCAAGGAGCTTTCAAATATGGTGGTTATGAATACTTCAAGAAATTCTACGCCGATCTCGCCGGTCCTGAGAATGCATACAAGTACAAAACATGGCTTTACCTATCCGCCAGCGCATCTGCAGAGTTTATTGCGGATGTGGCACTTTGTCCTTTCGAGGCCGTCAAGGTTAGGATGCAAACCACCGTTCCACCGTTTGCAAAAGGTACTGCAGATGGCCTTTCACAAATCATATCGAAGGAAGGCTATGCGGGATTATACAAGGGGTTGTATCCTCTCTGGGGACGACAGATTCCATATACAATGATGAAGTTCGCATCTTTCGAGACAATTGTAGAAATGATTTACGATCGCCTTCCTGGCCAAAAATCAGACTATGGTAAAGCTGCTCAGACAGGTGTTTCATTCACAGGTGGTTATTTGGCTGGTATTCTTTGTGCCATTGTTTCTCATCCTGCTGATGTTATGGTGAGTCCCTTTATTCCCATCAATCTTTACATAACTCTTAACTCATGCGCAATGTTCAGGTCTCCAAGTTAAACGCAACCCGACTTCCCGGTGAAGCATTTGGTGCTGCTACTGGACGTATTTACAAAGATGTTGGATTCCGTGGTCTCTGGAATGGTCTTCCGGTTCGTATTGTCATGATTGGTACTCTGACTGGTTTGCAATGGATGATTTATGTAAGTCTCatcaatttaattttatcGTGGAGATTGTTAATGGTGTTATAGGATTACTTTAAGATTTTTATGGGACTTCCTACTACAGGTGGAGCTGCGCCTGTTGAAAAAGTAAGTCAGTAAGGGATTGgataataatcataatctGGAAGGCTAGAGATTAGGAGAACAGacttgaaaaagaatttgtgTCTGATCGtgtataattttaattcaatgAACAAGTATTTTCCCATATTCTCTCCGGAGAACCATATCACAAGCACTGTGTCCGTTTGTGATAGAAGCAATGAGGCGACAGATGCAAATGTACTCTATGATTGGGACTTGTAATAAGCCAAtgttgataataataaaaatacacGTAAAGGATATTTTTACAATGTTCACTGCACTCGGATTAATCAGTTCGGCTGAATGTTCCGACGCACGTAGGCTTCCCCACTCCCACGCCTCGTGTCCCGCATGTCTACTCCCTTTCGCAGTGGCAAGATGTCATGTTTTGATTTAGCGTGTGCTCCAGCGGGGCCCAGTTTTAGTGGCTGTCGGTAACCACGGAAAGCATGTTCTTACCTCTCCCAATCAAGAACTCCTTTCTCGGTCGCTCCCTGCGAGATATCACAACGTATATTCCACATAAACATTAGCAAGAGATGGATCGTCACAATGAAGCAATTTCTATCATTGCCTCGTCAGTCAAGCAATTTTATGAACGGAAAGAGGCATTCAGGTTATACCATGGTTCAACCAACAGTACACGAGACTCCAATCGTCGTAGAGACCGCATGGTTGATACAAGTAAACTAGATCGGGTACTCAAGGTAGATACCGAGAAAAGAACGGTTCTTGTCGAACCAAATGTACCAATGGATAGCCTCGTCACAGAAACTCTTCGTTATGGCCTGGTGCCTCCGGTGGTTATGGAATTTCCGGGTATCACCACTGGAGGAGGCTTTGCTGGTACTTCCGGAGAGAGTAGCTCTTTCAAATACGGTTTCTTTGATCGTACTGTCAATTGGATTGAGATGGTTCTTGCAAATGGCGAGATCGTGTCAGCTTCTAAAGATGTGAATTCGGATCTCTTCTATGGTGCCGCATCGTCTTTTGGGACGTTGGGAGTTACTACTTTGATTGAGCTGCAATTGATCGAAGCTAAAACTTATGTTGAGTTgacatatataaatatacaaagcATGGCCCAAGGAATACAAAAGATCGAGGAAATCTCCAAAGATCCAAATGTTGACTACCTCGATGGAATTCTGTTCAGTAAAGAGGCGGGCGTCATCTGTTCCGGGCGTTTGGTTGATGAGATTACCCCCAGTACTCGGGTTCAGTGCTTCACGAGAAATTCAGATCCCTGGTTCTATCTCCATGCAAAGAAAGTGCATGACAAGAGCTCCGGATCAGTCACAGAAATGATACCTCTTGTTGATTACCTGTTTAGATATGATCGAGGCGGTTTTTGGGTTGCTAGATACGCTTTTAGGTAAAAGAAAACTAAATTCAGAGGTTGTCCTAATGTTAACTTCTGCTAGATACTTCGTTACCCCTTTCAACCGTATCACGCGCCGTCTACTTGACTACTTTATGCATACTCGAGTGATGTACCACGCATTACATCAAAGCGGGCTTTCAAAGAAGTATATAATTCAGGATGTGGCAATTCCGTATCCACGTAGTACCGAGTTTGTCGAATATCTAGACAAAGATTTCGGCCAGTGGCCTATTTGGCTGTGTCCACTGCGTCAAAGCGGGATATCCAGCGATTCACCGCTTGGTCTTCTTGCcgagaggaaagagaattcATCCACTCCTAATATGTTGCTCAactttggggtttggggacCAGGACCGAACAACCGTGATGCCTTTGTATCATGGAACCGAAAATTCGAACATAAGGTTCGAGAGTTGGGTGGTCAGAAGTGGCTATATGCCCATGCCTATTATACCGAGAAGGAATTCGATGAGATTTATAATCGTAAGGAGTACGATGCTCTTCGTGCCAAGTATCATGCCACACACCTTCCCAGTATCTACGATAAAGTCAAAGTTGACATAGACTCGGAGCGAAAGAAATTGCAGGCATCGTGGAGTTTGTGGCTGCTGGCAATTTTCTGGAGTATCTGGCCACTGAGTGGGCTATATGGAGTATACAAGGCCTTTTTGGGTGGAGATTATCTTTTACCAAAAGTCCATGCATCAAGCAAAACACAAAAGTCCAAAGATTAAGGTGTAGTGATGTCTTTTAACTCAACACCACAATGTGTTATAtactttgaaagatttatgcATGACCACTTTTacattcattatatttttgaactGAATGCTTGATCTGAAGCTTTAATTTGAGTAGAAATACAagataattttgagattgaataTGTGGATTGTCTCCAGTTTTTAAACGTTCCATATATCATTTCGTACTCAGTGTATTCTAATTCTTAAAATTCGTCATAAATCTCGACTATCAACGATCGGTCTGTATGGCTTTCAGATGAGGACTCATCATTCAATTTCACTTTCTAACCATCTGAAACTAGCCGACACTTCTCCAATGGACTTTGGATTGAATGTTTAGACTTAAGGTTTCACTTTATTGAACATTCGTTCAGTAACTCAATGCAACGTAGTAGTCTTTAAGCTAGATATTCTGGCAAGCATTGATAAGGGGGTGTTGTCTCGCTTTATCAACTTGGATGTAATCGCAACTTTCCTCTTCGTGCCAACAAGTATTGTGCAAGCGATAACagaaacaataataataatactcaATTCTTCCTATGTTTCGCCGCTTGATTTGTTATCAAACGCAAACTAACACTTTATCCGAAAGCTTTTCTGCGAAGGAGCGACCGCTGCCTGATAAGAGTGGAAGGAAAAATGTTGAAGTGTGTTATAGTATCTTATTGTTTTACATGAATGTGTTTGCGCTTGACTCTCCGCTAGGCCAGCGATAATTTATTTCGCGGAAACGAATGAAGAAGGAAGTAAAGAAGAGTGGAGCTATGTTTGAAAGATACCGTAAGTAAAGGGCGATCGACGATGATTATGATGGAAATGTTGGACAAATATAGAGATATTCGAGGAATCACAATGAGGATATAATCGGATGGTCAAGGGACAgtatttttattgtttatttgtgcattaaaactaataaacGAGTTCCCCTAAATTGTCTAATCCTCgagtgaaagaaaagaaacaacaCCTGCAGCGCGCATGCAATGCAATCGTAGTGAAGAGCAACTCAGAAGCCCAGAATACATAAAATCCACACAATCCTTCCTATCATCTCAGACCGTTTCCCGTTCCGCATGAACATCTCGCAGAAATACATAAGATTCGCTGACTCGGCATGTTCCTCCCGACTGCCACGATCGATCGTTCACATTCCCACTCCTGTTCCGAGACTGCAAGAGTGACATTGGCCGAGAAACCCGGTGCCTCCGCAGCGAGGACATTGATCCGTTCCTTTGTTCTTGCGGGGAGTCGTGGGGGtcttttgatttggtttCGCTGCTTCTTTCTTGGAGGCTACTGGGTTTGTTGGGGCTTCTGCCTTTGCTTGTTCCGCCTTGGCGGGCTGAGCTTGAGGCTGGCCTTTGTTGGATGTCTCTTGGGACTTCATCTTGCGTGTTGGTGGGTCTCGTTCGATGgtgatagtgatagtgatGGTGGTTGATAGAGTGCGGTGCGGTGCGTATTTGGATTCTCGATTGCGGTTATGCACAGGCTGTGTGAACGTTTGGATACTGGGTAGTTGATCTGCGGATAGTTTGTGATGTTGTAAGAGAGACcgaggagatgaagaggttGTGTCATTTTATAGTTATTTCTAACAGTCATATACACAGCCCTGGTAGTTGCTTGACTGAATTGTTCTTTAGGTACTGTGGGTGTATTATGGCGATACGGTAGTGTGGAAAAAAACTCTGGGGTGATTCATTGAGTCGAGAGGTATCTGGTAGGAAAGTATAACAATCAGCCGTAGGAATGTTTTTTTCTGACACGAAGAGAATGTAAATATCAGACGAATTAACTTTGACGAAGTCATACAGAGATAAAGGTAGACCGAAGCTGGGGATCGAAGTATGGCCAAAGCCCGCCTTCTTTGGGATTTACGGCTTCTTACTACTGTGTGGTTCTAGTTCCTTTTTGGAATGTGCCTTGATACAATTACTCAACATGTAAGTGATTCAACACTGCGTGTCTATTGTCATCCCATCGCCTCGCTTAACAACCCATCTACACATTCATTGAATACCACTCCACTTCTAGACCAAAAAAATGCTCCACGTAATAAAAATATAGGCGAGGTACTGAGGTAGTCAGCGATGTATTTAAAGTCAAATTAGCTTCTTTCTTAACACCGTCCTCATAAGAGCTGGCAATATACTGAGACACCAGGTTCGCAGCTCAAAGACAGTGGAGTTTTCACATCAATTCAGCAGAACAATGAGCCGTGATATTACACCAGAGAGAGACTTGACAGTAAAGGAAAATTTACTGGTAAGATAAATGTATACCTTCGGGAAAAAGTACATATATCTTTAAGTGTTTGAAGAGAATATGTTCCGAAAGATCAAGATATCACTTCCACTGTGAAAATGCCTTAGTGTGTTTGATGTTTCTTCCTTCATGCCGAGATATACGTGAATATTGAGTTCCTCTTCCAAATAATGAGCAGATTTCATTGAAgtgaaagattgatttttcttGGATGATTAATTTCTTTGTATGGTGGCTATCAAAACATGAAGTGGGTGGGTCCACATCTGCGAAGCGAGGAAcggtatatatatatatatatataaacagtACTGGTATCTTCGACAATCTAGGAACAAGCGGCTGCTGCTGAAGAACCCGTTGCCTTGGTCGTCTAATTAACAACGAGCAACTCTTGTTACGGAGGGGTGTCTATGTAGTTTAGTTTCGACCGTAGGAGTGTAACATTAAGATTTGCCTGAAGTTTTGCTACTATTGTTTTCTCCTCGAAGGCTTATACTTTGgtgggaaagaagaagaggcatTTGCAAGCTTCTGGTAGTAATCATACGAACGTTCTTGGAGACCCGCAAGCTAAATCGTGCTGGAGTGAGATCAAGTGAATGTGTTCACTCTGAAAGTGCATGGCGAGTTTTTggttattattgttttgcTATCTCAACATCTTAATAATCAGTATCATCCCGAGGCCAGGCGAGTTACAGAAAAAAAGCAAGCGCGACTTCATCTCAATCCTTTAAAGCAGTCGGTGTGGAGGAGCTGAGTGGTCATCGGCTCTTTCCTGGTAAGAATTAATATTGACGCGCTTGCCTGAGAAGTATATAACGATTGCTTTCCAACAGAAACTTATCTTCAAAAATAACAACACTACCACCCTTTAtaaacatcattttcaatcaaaattatctTCAACAAATATTGCATTCATTAGAACATTGTATTTTCTACTATCGTTTCCAACAAACACCATCCTTCGACATGAAGATCATCATTGTCGGCTCGGGAGACACACTTGGGGCGGAACTCGTCAGACAAGCTTTTGCCAACCCCACCATCACATCTGTAGTAGCTATAGCACCGGATCAGACGGATCCATTGCCATACCACCATGATGATCCAAAATTGATATCTCTCATACTTCCCTTGGATGTTCAAGGCATGAGCAAAGCAAACAACGAAACTTTTGGAAGCAGTGCTTGTATTTGGTACGTACACGTCTCTGAATCTAAATCTTTCATTGTTGGCCAGTAGCTCGGACGAAGAAATGCACCCTTCGCGTTTCTTTCTTGAGATACTGACTGATGTACCAAAGGAACGTTGGACCAAGAACGAGGGGATGGAGAAATAAAATTGGAATAGACGATGCAGCATCATGTATCTTCGAACTACTGTCTGGAATCACATGGATAAAAAGCCAACGGGAAGAATATCTGAGAAACCCCAACGGCTTGTCGTACTCAAACGTCGCTTTCCGCTTTGTCTACGTGAGCTCTTCGACCTCTATGTCACCTCAGAAGCTGAAGAGAGTCCCGAATTTGTCTGCGGTACAGGTAAATTATTCCCTTCTTCCAAGTCTTAACAAAGACCAAATAGTATGATACTAATCATCTAATTACAGGATGCAATAGATAAACTAGTTCCGCCCGCATTAGAAGTATCACAAAGAAGAGTGGAGTCGTACATCGCAAAGCCGGGAAGCATCATAGAACCCAGGTCCGCCAATAATTTGGGAAGAATGATGAAA contains the following coding sequences:
- the Bcpic2 gene encoding Bcpic2 yields the protein MPSIFPSPDTLHDAFHSPNPYGRRNEPSIQPRTAPVSKRPTPLQARSELYTAWSVVDDAKNKANALSAEATKEFDKASAAAQAKTGKIELYSPKFYAACTFGGLLACGLTHTTVTPLDLVKCRRQVDSKMYTGNFQAWGKIFRAEGFRGIMTGWGPTFFGYSAQGAFKYGGYEYFKKFYADLAGPENAYKYKTWLYLSASASAEFIADVALCPFEAVKVRMQTTVPPFAKGTADGLSQIISKEGYAGLYKGLYPLWGRQIPYTMMKFASFETIVEMIYDRLPGQKSDYGKAAQTGVSFTGGYLAGILCAIVSHPADVMVSKLNATRLPGEAFGAATGRIYKDVGFRGLWNGLPVRIVMIGTLTGLQWMIYDYFKIFMGLPTTGGAAPVEKVSQ